In one Cytophagia bacterium CHB2 genomic region, the following are encoded:
- a CDS encoding SIS domain-containing protein: MDSLTLQEILSQPETWKKVVQRAAQQKWELRPAGSPAGPLLFVGCGTSYYLAQSAAASFTRISSQSSQALPSSEAFLLAPASVVSSAPRMAVAISRSGTTTETVWAANHLRRNLQVPVVAVSSCADCALVREGDWHIIIPEAQEKSVVMTRSFTSQLLALHLAAAAAARASDLTGQLAALPQRGAQLLKDAAATVRAVTDDSSLDHFVFLGQGIFYGAANEAMLKIKEMSLSFSEAYHTLEYRHGPMSIAGTRTLITFLISDAGREQETRVLADMKKLGARTLVLCGAADDQIRRHADHLVELGGSLPEEVRLLLSMPLLQLLAYHRAVAKNLNPDAPRHLSQVVTL; encoded by the coding sequence ATGGACTCTCTCACCTTGCAGGAGATCCTGAGCCAACCGGAGACGTGGAAAAAAGTTGTGCAGCGTGCCGCACAACAAAAATGGGAATTACGGCCTGCCGGCAGCCCAGCCGGTCCGCTGTTGTTTGTCGGTTGTGGAACTTCCTACTATCTGGCGCAAAGCGCTGCCGCCAGTTTTACCCGCATTTCAAGTCAATCCAGCCAGGCGCTTCCTTCATCAGAGGCATTTCTTCTCGCGCCCGCTTCTGTCGTTTCCTCAGCACCACGGATGGCGGTGGCCATCTCGCGTTCCGGCACGACCACGGAAACCGTGTGGGCCGCCAACCATCTGCGCCGGAACCTGCAGGTGCCGGTGGTCGCGGTGAGCTCCTGCGCCGATTGCGCCCTGGTGCGCGAAGGCGACTGGCACATCATCATCCCCGAAGCGCAGGAGAAGAGTGTGGTGATGACGCGATCGTTCACTTCGCAATTGCTGGCGCTGCATCTCGCCGCCGCCGCCGCCGCCAGAGCCAGCGATTTGACCGGCCAGCTTGCCGCACTTCCGCAGCGCGGCGCGCAGCTTCTGAAGGACGCTGCTGCGACGGTGCGCGCCGTTACCGATGACTCCTCCCTCGATCATTTCGTTTTCCTCGGCCAGGGAATTTTCTACGGCGCCGCCAATGAAGCCATGCTCAAGATCAAGGAAATGTCGCTGAGTTTTTCCGAAGCCTATCACACTTTGGAGTACCGTCACGGACCCATGAGCATTGCCGGCACCCGCACGCTGATCACTTTTCTGATTAGCGACGCCGGCCGCGAGCAGGAAACCCGCGTGCTCGCCGATATGAAGAAACTCGGCGCCCGGACTTTGGTGCTGTGCGGTGCGGCAGATGATCAGATTCGCCGCCATGCGGATCATCTCGTCGAGTTAGGCGGCAGTCTGCCGGAGGAAGTACGCTTACTGCTGTCCATGCCGCTACTGCAGCTCCTGGCTTATCATCGTGCTGTTGCCAAAAACTTGAATCCGGATGCGCCGCGCCATCTCTCGCAGGTCGTCACGCTCTAA
- a CDS encoding carbohydrate kinase family protein, with amino-acid sequence MKKLDVVVVGELNVDLILDQIQGFPELGKEKIASAMTLTLGSSSAIFASNLSSLGARVGFIGKLGEDVFGDLVLTSLQKRNVDVGQIIVQGATGTGATVAMNYDHQRAMLTYKGAMDELRLAEVRWDYVQTARHLHLSSYFLQSGIKPDCAELFRRAKDLGLSTSLDTNWDPDERWDPELYEIFPYVDIFLPNEDEAMLIATCKTVEAALDKLAQHVKTVVIKLGKSGALAKQEGKICKSDGFKVVAVDAVGAGDSFDAGFIFKWLQGGDLNQCLHFGNMCGALSVTKAGGTAAFQSREQIAQDFENYFGYKEK; translated from the coding sequence ATGAAAAAACTCGATGTCGTGGTAGTCGGTGAGCTTAACGTGGATTTGATCCTGGATCAAATCCAGGGATTCCCGGAACTGGGCAAGGAAAAAATCGCCAGCGCAATGACTCTGACGCTGGGCAGCTCTTCGGCAATTTTTGCCAGCAATCTGTCGTCGCTGGGCGCGCGGGTCGGATTCATCGGCAAGCTGGGGGAAGATGTTTTCGGCGATCTAGTGCTTACAAGTCTCCAAAAGCGTAACGTCGACGTCGGGCAGATTATCGTCCAGGGCGCAACCGGCACCGGCGCCACCGTGGCAATGAACTATGATCACCAGCGCGCCATGCTCACGTATAAAGGCGCCATGGATGAATTGCGGCTGGCGGAGGTGCGCTGGGACTATGTGCAGACCGCGCGCCATCTGCATCTGTCATCCTATTTCTTGCAAAGCGGGATCAAGCCTGATTGCGCGGAGCTCTTCAGGCGCGCCAAGGATCTTGGCCTGTCAACCTCGCTCGACACCAACTGGGATCCTGATGAACGGTGGGATCCTGAACTGTACGAGATCTTTCCTTACGTCGATATTTTTCTGCCGAACGAAGACGAGGCCATGCTGATTGCCACATGCAAAACCGTGGAAGCCGCTCTGGATAAACTAGCCCAACACGTGAAGACTGTGGTGATCAAATTGGGTAAAAGCGGCGCGCTGGCCAAACAGGAGGGCAAGATCTGCAAAAGTGACGGGTTCAAAGTGGTTGCGGTCGACGCCGTCGGCGCCGGCGACAGCTTCGACGCCGGGTTCATTTTCAAATGGCTGCAAGGCGGCGACCTCAATCAGTGCCTGCACTTCGGCAATATGTGCGGCGCGCTGTCAGTCACCAAAGCGGGCGGAACTGCCGCATTTCAAAGCCGCGAACAAATCGCGCAGGATTTCGAGAACTATTTTGGATACAAAGAAAAGTAG